A window from Citrus sinensis cultivar Valencia sweet orange chromosome 3, DVS_A1.0, whole genome shotgun sequence encodes these proteins:
- the LOC102622124 gene encoding glyoxylate/hydroxypyruvate reductase HPR3: MATHHHFAVQFPQVLLLRKPSGFAMLGEQFFTSNKFQYLKAYESALPLHEFLTLHAHSVKAIFSSAGAPVTAEILRLLPEVRLVVATSAGLNHIDVVECRRRGVALANAGNVFSEDVADYALGLLIDVLRKLSAADCFVRQGLWPINAEFPLGSKLGGKRVGIVGLGSIGSEVAKRLEAFGCCVSYNSRNKKPSVTYPFYPDVCELAANSDVLIICCALTDQTHHLINKQVLLALGKKGVIINVGRGAIIDEKEMVGCLLRGEIGGAGLDVFENEPDVPEQLFALDNVVLSPHSAVFTPESFKDVCELAVANLEAFFSNKPLLTPFAAVD, from the exons ATGGCGACTCATCATCACTTCGCAGTCCAATTCCCACAAGTGCTACTCTTAAGAAAACCATCAGGCTTCGCTATGTTAGGAGAACAGTTCTTTACCTCAAACAAATTCCAATACTTGAAAGCATACGAATCAGCGCTTCCTCTACACGAATTCTTGACACTACACGCGCACTCAGTGAAGGCCATCTTCTCCAGCGCAGGTGCGCCGGTTACAGCCGAAATCCTCCGCCTGCTTCCAGAGGTGCGGCTGGTGGTTGCCACAAGCGCCGGCCTTAACCATATTGACGTAGTAGAGTGCCGCCGCCGCGGTGTGGCTCTGGCCAATGCTGGTAACGTTTTCTCTGAAGACGTGGCTGATTACGCACTGGGCTTGCTAATTGATGTCCTGAGAAAACTTTCTGCTGCCGATTGCTTTGTCAGACAAGGGCTTTGGCCTATCAACGCTGAATTTCCGCTTGGGTCTAag TTGGGTGGCAAACGAGTTGGGATTGTTGGGCTGGGGAGCATTGGGTCTGAAGTTGCCAAAAGGCTTGAAGCTTTCGGCTGCTGCGTTTCATACAACTCTAGGAATAAAAAGCCTTCTGTTACGTACCCTTTCTATCCGGATGTCTGTGAACTTGCAGCTAACAGTGATGTCCTCATCATTTGCTGTGCATTGACTGATCAAACACATCACTTGATCAATAAGCAAGTCTTGTTGGCCCTGGGGAAGAAAGGAGTTATTATTAATGTAGGGCGTGGTGCTATTATTGATGAGAAAGAAATGGTGGGGTGTTTGCTGCGAGGAGAGATTGGAGGTGCTGGTTTGGACGTGTTTGAGAATGAGCCTGATGTTCCTGAGCAGCTCTTTGCACTTGATAATGTTGTGCTGTCGCCACATAGTGCTGTCTTTACGCCTGAATCTTTTAAGGATGTGTGTGAACTTGCGGTTGCCAATCTGGaagctttcttttcaaataagcCCTTACTTACTCCGTTTGCCGCAGTTGATTGA